Below is a window of Planctomycetaceae bacterium DNA.
CGAGACGTTTGAGGACGAAGGCGGAAACCTCCACCGCATCTCGGCCACCACGCACGACCTGAGACCGTGGAAGATCAAGCCCAACACGGCCTATCAGCCCCCGACGCTCGAAGGCCTGCAGCAGCAGATCGACCAGTTCGATCCTAATGCCATTGGCGACCCTGCCGACTCGTGCTGGGACTGGGTGCGTGCAGCCGTGGCCGAAATGAAGCCCACGCACTACATTGTGCTGCTCTGCGGCGACCTGGAATGGCCGACCTTCGGCGCCAACGAGGAAGAAGGCTGGATGAACCTGATCCTCCAGCCGGAGATCTGCCGCAAGATCTGCCAGCTTCGCCAACTTCACCTGACGCGCGAGGTCAAGCTCTTCGCCATGCTGGGCGTCGACGGCATCATGCCCTGCGGCGACCTGGGCTCCAGCACCAGCCTCATGGCCAGTCCGCAGATCTATCGCGACATGGTCCTGCCCGTACACCAGGCGCACGTGGCGGCCGCCCACGCGGCGGGGCTGCACGTCCTCAAGCACTGCTGCGGGCACGTCTGGCCGATCATCGACGATCTGGCCGACACGTACGACGCGTACGAAGGCATCCAGGCCAGCGCCGGGATGGATATCGCTGCACTCAAGCAGCGCGTGGGCGACCGGCTGTGCCTCTGGGGCGGGATCTGGCACGAGCACATCATCGCCGGCGGCATTGACGACATCCGAGCCGACGCGGCCCACGCCTTCGCCAACGCCGCGCCCGGTGGCGGATTCATCATGGGCTCGACGCACTCGATCGCCGTAGGCGCCAAGGCCGCCAACGTGCTGGAAATGAAACGACTGGTCAACGACTGGGGCCGCTACCCGCTGGGCCACTTGCCGCTGTAGCCTGCTTTAGATATTTCTCCTGTTCCGCGTACCAACATGCCCCTTCAGGATCGTAATCGCGCCATTCTTCGAGATGGCTGTCTCGAACTCGCAGCCTGGATTTGTCCGGGGCATCAGCTTCCGCCTGCAACAATCGGATTAAAAGGTGGTCGTCGCGGCGGATCTTGATCCCAAGCGTACAATTGGTTCCTCCAAAGCGGGGGACGGCGTACCCCCCTTCATATGGAATGAGAAATACAACGACCCTATCGCCGATAGACAGGCTGTCTGCGGCGGGGCACTTCAGCACGCTAGCCGCCATCAATTTCGCTTGTTCGCTATCGGGGACGCGCTGCTGGCTATCACCAACGGCCGTATCTGCGTAAAAGAGCTTTTCGATGCGGAATGTGTAATCGTTCAGTTTCAATGATGACGGATGAGTTCCACAGGGCTGGACCGAGCTAACCGTGCCGAGAAGAACAGCCGCGGTATTTGCAGACAAGGGGCTGGGAGTATACCAGTACATGTAGCCTGCGTTATAGCACTGCTGCTCTGGAATTGAAGAGGAGCACGCAAGGCAGCACACAGCACACAACAACAAGAGTCCCGTGAATACTTTCATGGGCTTTCCCATCCCAGTTCCTGGGGCATTGTAACGCCTGGGATTGATTCAAGCAAAGAAGTGACCATAATGGCGGCGAAGAAGGAGAAGCCATGCTTTCCCGCGAACGAGTTATCGAAGTCATCAAGCACCGCAAGCCCGATCGCATTCCGCTGTACGGATGGGTGGGGTGGAATCTGCCGGAGAAGATCAACGCCCGCTGGGGCTCGCTGGAGGCCTTCGAGTCCAAGTATGAGTTCGATTACGCCCACCTCTTCGGCGGGCCGGGCACGTGGTCGGGAGAGCACCTGCAGAAGCTCGGCGCCGAGCTCAAGCGCCCCATCGAGCCGGCCGACCTGCGCGACGTGCCCACGCTGGACCCCAACGACATGGCCGCGTACGAGGGCGTGAAACAGGGGATCGCGCATCACAGGGACAAGTACGGGCGGTTCACGTACATCCAGACGCCGGGGCTGTTCGAGGCCCTCAACGGGATCTTCGGCATCGAGAACCACCTGGCGTACCTGGCGCTGTACCCCGACGACATCAAGGACGTGTACGCCCGCCAGGCGGCGTGGAACAAGGCCTTCGCGCTGAACTGCCTGGACCTGGGCGTGGACATGATCCACGTCAGCGACGACTGGGGCTCGGAGCGCAGCCTGCTGTTCTCGCCGCGCACGTGGCGCGAGCTGATCTATCCTTACCACAAGATCACCTGCGACGCCGTCAAGGCCCGCGGCGGGTTCATGAGCCTGCACTGCGACGGAAACTTTACCGAGGTGATCGACGGCGTGATCGAGCTGGGTTACGACGTGGTGCACCCGTGGCAGGAGTCGGCGGGCATGTCGCTGAAGATGTTTAAGGACAAGTACGCCAGCCGCCTGACCGTGATGGGCGGGCTGGACGTGCA
It encodes the following:
- a CDS encoding uroporphyrinogen decarboxylase family protein translates to MIPRERVLAALEHREGDRIPWGEHFIDYNVYEDILGRPTLVHSKFRETQAYWDGRRDDIVADYIRDGGDLIRALDMDIYTVGMMAPKGYAPKPLKRIDHETFEDEGGNLHRISATTHDLRPWKIKPNTAYQPPTLEGLQQQIDQFDPNAIGDPADSCWDWVRAAVAEMKPTHYIVLLCGDLEWPTFGANEEEGWMNLILQPEICRKICQLRQLHLTREVKLFAMLGVDGIMPCGDLGSSTSLMASPQIYRDMVLPVHQAHVAAAHAAGLHVLKHCCGHVWPIIDDLADTYDAYEGIQASAGMDIAALKQRVGDRLCLWGGIWHEHIIAGGIDDIRADAAHAFANAAPGGGFIMGSTHSIAVGAKAANVLEMKRLVNDWGRYPLGHLPL
- a CDS encoding uroporphyrinogen decarboxylase family protein, translated to MLSRERVIEVIKHRKPDRIPLYGWVGWNLPEKINARWGSLEAFESKYEFDYAHLFGGPGTWSGEHLQKLGAELKRPIEPADLRDVPTLDPNDMAAYEGVKQGIAHHRDKYGRFTYIQTPGLFEALNGIFGIENHLAYLALYPDDIKDVYARQAAWNKAFALNCLDLGVDMIHVSDDWGSERSLLFSPRTWRELIYPYHKITCDAVKARGGFMSLHCDGNFTEVIDGVIELGYDVVHPWQESAGMSLKMFKDKYASRLTVMGGLDVQTTIGFGKLDFLVSEIDRVMRMFADGGLLFCTTHFVQNHCTVEELELAFDTAYALAREVTK